One Eremothecium cymbalariae DBVPG#7215 chromosome 2, complete sequence DNA window includes the following coding sequences:
- the PRP24 gene encoding U6 snRNP complex subunit PRP24 (similar to Ashbya gossypii AER285C) has translation MQVGKRDLEDVKEEENQFGKKQNTVTTNRREFTTIIVRNLPKSYNNNKVRKYFQACGIIKQVDVVLAKDGKSKLGRVEFNSYDGVLSALTKTFKLIGSHEITVEHLENMTLWITNFPPYYNVTDLRNLLNSFEGCCLNVRLPSLRFNSDRRFAYADMDSQEHATEIAEELNGKVIEGFKIVIKKSNPLEKDFRTDAGTRERREIYISQLDSERVTADKLRALFTQFGTIESINIPSANHNEFANHKKGFAFIMYETDKAASAAVSLNNTEFEGTNIIVSIADRKAYLERKRVKQLLNSKSSKDNVISLFPFSDKVSKSQIQRIIKDHASFLQNEMIKDIFLVTDHEGALILLNDEKIAAKLILALNGCKYASRTLKCGTIKELSRHYPSINDSTRKTRPIIQTQPRPSIETSNDKKMNNEDFRKLLLQND, from the coding sequence ATGCAGGTAGGAAAGAGAGATTTAGAGGACGTTAAAGAGGAGGAGAATCAGTTTGGGAAGAAGCAGAATACGGTGACTACTAACCGTAGAGAATTTACGACCATTATTGTTCGCAACCTACCAAAGAGTTACAATAATAACAAGGTACGGAAGTACTTCCAGGCATGTGGTATTATCAAGCAGGTCGATGTTGTTCTAGCTAAAGACGGGAAGTCTAAACTTGGCAGAGTTGAATTTAACAGTTATGATGGTGTGTTAAGTGCGCTTACCAAAACTTTTAAATTAATTGGTAGCCATGAAATAACTGTGGAACATTTAGAGAATATGACGCTTTGGATAACCAATTTCCCCCCATATTACAATGTAACTGATTTGaggaatttgttgaatagTTTTGAAGGTTGCTGTTTGAATGTAAGATTACCGTCATTGCGGTTCAATTCAGATAGAAGATTTGCTTATGCAGATATGGATTCCCAGGAGCATGCTACAGAAATAGCGGAAGAATTAAATGGTAAGGTTATAGAGGGGTTTAAAATAGTTATAAAGAAATCTAATCCACTTGAAAAAGACTTTAGAACGGATGCTGGCACCCGGGAAAGAagagagatatatatctctcAACTGGATAGTGAGCGGGTGACTGCCGACAAATTAAGAGCACTATTTACTCAATTTGGGACGATAGAAAGCATAAATATACCGTCAGCTAATCATAACGAGTTTGCAAACCATAAAAAAGGGTTTGCATTTATAATGTACGAAACGGATAAGGCTGCAAGCGCCGCTGTATCCTTGAATAATACCGAATTTGAGGGCACAAATATTATCGTTTCAATTGCTGATAGAAAGGCATATTTAGAGAGGAAAAGGGTGAAGCAATTATtaaattccaaaagttcaaaagatAATGTTATCAGTTTGTTTCCGTTCTCAGACAAGGTTTCCAAGTCCCAAATACAGAGAATTATAAAGGATCATGCGTcgtttcttcaaaatgaGATGAtaaaggatatatttttggttACAGATCATGAAGGTGCATTGATCTTGCttaatgatgaaaaaatTGCAGCAAAATTGATTCTGGCCTTGAACGGGTGTAAATATGCAAGTAGGACGCTGAAATGTGGCACAATCAAAGAATTAAGCAGACATTATCCTTCCATAAATGATTCTACTAGAAAGACGAGGCCGATCATACAAACGCAGCCTAGACCTTCAATTGAAACATCAAATGATAAGAAAATGAACAACGAGGATTTCCGGAAGTTGCTGTTGCAAAATGATTAG
- the SEC65 gene encoding RNA-binding signal recognition particle subunit SEC65 (similar to Ashbya gossypii AER289W) yields MPKLEEINDIDDVDNFHMDLAELDPSLRTPIAPKITPTVVRSQDVDERPLYPNMAHSEQQGPSFTFINPDTGKVEDSARITNEDMDGLKKFQILYPCYFDKNRTHKQGRKVPVELAVENPLAKTIADACRYLGMVCVFEGEKTHPQDFGNPGRVRVLLKEDKKPISFSYTTKRFLMRRVSEYLQAHPTTLESLKEVPYGPEFDGIKLRRIPMVKGFQMNDIVPLHSSFTMEHPMTKGIYEVPKPAPSDKQYKTPKNKYKVVRR; encoded by the coding sequence ATGCCTAAATTAGAGGAGATTAATGATATAGATGATGTGGACAATTTTCATATGGATCTAGCAGAGTTGGATCCAAGCCTGAGAACACCAATTGCTCCAAAGATTACACCTACAGTTGTCAGATCACAAGATGTCGATGAACGACCACTATATCCAAATATGGCGCACAGTGAACAGCAAGGGCCTTCCTTTACCTTTATAAACCCAGATACGGGGAAGGTTGAGGATTCAGCGAGGATAACGAATGAAGACATGGATGGGttaaagaagtttcaaatattatacCCATGCTATTTTGATAAGAATAGGACTCACAAACAAGGCAGGAAGGTTCCAGTAGAACTTGCTGTTGAAAATCCGCTTGCTAAGACCATTGCGGATGCCTGCCGTTATTTGGGTATGGTCTGTGTGTTTGAGGGAGAGAAAACACATCCTCAAGATTTCGGAAACCCGGGAAGAGTACGTGTGCTATTAAAAGAGGATAAAAAACCAATATCCTTTAGTTATACTACTAAAAGGTTTTTGATGAGGAGAGTCTCTGAATATTTGCAGGCACATCCTACAACTCTTGAATCATTAAAGGAGGTCCCATATGGACCAGAATTTGATGGTATTAAATTACGGCGGATTCCAATGGTTAAGGGATTCCAAATGAATGATATTGTTCCTTTACACAGTTCATTTACCATGGAGCATCCTATGACGAAAGGTATTTACGAAGTTCCAAAGCCTGCCCCTTCTGATAAACAGTATAAGACAcctaaaaataaatataaggTGGTTCGCCGTTAA
- the RRN9 gene encoding Rrn9p (similar to Ashbya gossypii AER288C) has translation MDDQSVKNDALELLESLEQQHRHDLTLHLYSSYLLKQLIRKAHKKKRALEAEVFIKTMIKDNWTSWPSPNTVIDPHIDKVYEDDNLDDKSVYGAELDGSKLYSVLPKKGEISDVGLVHAMGMMRLEMNSIWQRNLKRCGSFIQNKRGDGHISLDIDKMNIPLSVLNNIFMKLDVFFEGLNANFAKQNKLELLTHPSSSRLTMEASLPINKQETESSNISNIISNTTDMNRKIKLDYRDIIVRGCEMEIDMSNIYIKCLELFEELPSHYNTKRFKIHKSVLQKYRPKQHMEKIQKPAKEFQKDYWELDALAKDRNMNVEIRQALRLMKLKNEFSKDKKAFMMVQHLESIHSKQKNEKRINNVRDDDDDDDDDDDDDDDDDDDDDNGDDEYNSRIKVRGLKDDGSCNREFEDDSYFLDDCLIR, from the coding sequence ATGGATGATCAAAGTGTCAAGAACGATGCATTAGAACTGCTGGAATCGTTAGAGCAACAACATCGGCATGATTTAACTCTTCATCTATATTCAAGTTATCTTCTTAAACAACTGATACGTAAGGCTCACAAGAAAAAGCGTGCATTAGAAGCTGaagtttttataaaaactatGATTAAGGATAACTGGACTAGTTGGCCTTCACCAAATACAGTGATTGATCCTCATATTGATAAGGTATATGAGGATGACAATTTAGATGATAAAAGTGTTTATGGTGCGGAATTGGATGGTTCAAAATTATATAGTGTACTTCCTAAAAAAGGAGAGATAAGTGATGTTGGACTGGTTCATGCAATGGGGATGATGAGGCTTGAAATGAACTCTATATGGCAGAGGAACTTAAAAAGATGTGGATCCTTCATACAGAATAAACGTGGCGATGGTCATATTTCCTTGGATATCGATAAGATGAACATACCTTTAAGCgttttgaataatatatttatgaaGTTGGACGTATTTTTCGAGGGTCTAAACGCTAATTTTGCCAAGCAAAACAAGTTAGAATTATTAACGCATCCATCTTCAAGCAGGTTAACGATGGAAGCTAGTTTGCCCATAAATAAACAGGAGACCGAAAGTAGTAACATTTCTAATATAATTTCCAATACGACAGACATGAAtaggaaaataaaattagatTATAGGGATATTATAGTTCGTGGATGTGAAATGGAAATAGACATGTCAAATATCTACATCAAGTGTCTGGAACTATTTGAAGAGCTGCCAAGTCATTATAATACTAAAAGATTTAAGATTCATAAGAGTGTTTTGCAAAAGTATAGGCCAAAACAGCATATGGAGAAAATTCAGAAACCGGCTaaagaattccaaaaagaTTATTGGGAATTAGATGCATTAGCTAAGGACAGAAATATGAATGTAGAGATTAGGCAAGCTTTAAGACtaatgaagttgaaaaatgaattttccaaagataaaaaagCATTTATGATGGTTCAACACCTGGAAAGTATACATAGCAAACAAAAGAACGAAAAACGGATTAACAATGTGCgagatgatgatgatgatgacgatgatgatgatgatgatgatgatgatgatgatgacgatgacgataATGGGGATGACGAATACAATAGTCGAATTAAAGTGAGAGGATTAAAGGACGATGGAAGCTGTAACCgtgaatttgaagatgattcaTATTTTCTAGATGACTGCCTGATTAGGTAG
- the PPA2 gene encoding inorganic diphosphatase PPA2 (similar to Ashbya gossypii AER283W), whose protein sequence is MKFSALRRFQKTRDHLSMINAQAAFSSVVKGSKYTLEFSKYLKLANSEIGSYFHDVPLELDTNSNTATMVVEVPRWSNGKFEISKELDFNPIKQDMKNGKPRFVNNIFPFKGYITNYGAFPQTWEDPTHESIPGLKGDNDPLDCCEIGSGLLNMGDIKRVKILGSLALIDSGELDWKVIVMSLDDPTSNVVNNLDDVERVFPQLLSSIKTWFRDYKIPTGKPANQFAFGGEYKDINETMKVIADCHESWKRLVSDKVDFENLPKTRRAGENFRIEEYIKPDASIPPEVNKWYHI, encoded by the coding sequence ATGAAGTTCAGTGCTTTAAGACGTTTCCAGAAGACTAGAGATCATTTGTCTATGATTAATGCACAAGCTGCATTTTCATCAGTTGTTAAAGGATCTAAATATACCCTTGAGTTCTCGAAATACCTTAAATTGGCCAATTCAGAAATTGGCTCGTACTTCCATGATGTTCCATTGGAATTAGACACCAATAGTAATACAGCAACCATGGTAGTTGAAGTGCCTCGGTGGTCAAACGGGAAATTTgagatttcaaaagaattggatTTTAATCCTATAAAGCAGGATATGAAGAATGGGAAGCCTAGATTTGTCAATAACATCTTTCCGTTCAAGGGCTATATAACTAATTATGGTGCCTTTCCTCAAACTTGGGAAGACCCAACTCACGAAAGTATACCAGGTCTGAAAGGCGACAATGATCCTCTTGATTGCTGTGAGATCGGTTCAGGATTGTTGAACATGGGCGATATCAAGCGTGTCAAAATACTAGGGTCGCTGGCGTTAATTGATAGTGGTGAATTAGATTGGAAAGTGATTGTGATGAGCTTAGATGATCCAACCAGTAATGTGGTCAATAACCTAGATGATGTCGAACGGGTGTTCCCGCAATTACTATCATCTATCAAAACGTGGTTCAGAGATTACAAAATTCCAACCGGCAAACCCGCTAACCAGTTTGCTTTTGGAGGGGAATATAAAGATATAAATGAAACTATGAAAGTTATAGCTGACTGCCATGAATCTTGGAAACGATTGGTATCTGACAAAGTTGACTTCGAAAACCTCCCTAAAACAAGAAGAGCTGGCGAAAATTTCAGAATAGAAGAGTACATCAAACCAGATGCATCAATTCCTCCCGAAGTAAATAAATGGTATCATATATAA
- the MDM1 gene encoding Mdm1p (similar to Ashbya gossypii AER287W), translating into MTIMHDGKQESQMTKHSQNTYQMGVNINTTNILIVLLLLFLGLKNYTLALCVLVVWKFMLLLRHESKVVNPPNPSTLPYAFGIEHSQGSTISKPFAEYPKISEEVETIIGNTIRDFVTPWYQQISTNSAFTEELRMVLYELVRDMKNRLDNIDLADLLVLKLLPLITKHFNAFTLAYEIVSGDVIAGAVNEDSKSFSLAVAVEFTKNYKRHQALTGNLKLASSDIQKYLIEKSKLITANVLNGRELSSPFTKILSREILSNCVLHPFVLKLSSSDFWNIKLVEISKKVLKERTQVQELRKALSKEIEDPYISGPRSGTRANTPTKYSLSVASTGQEFEQFLKYLSGLSQQADLNSEKFFILAKLLTLSKNTYLSTAEYEFQKRLQLSLNLVESRLSYIVGANNSIAIEFNDTQLSGFESLVKSVDIQTVLADSEYTKYFHDFLVSCHGHKGCLEFWCFVEGVKNPLEDPTNETMAINLSDNGIMDLKTAYNNFLKDDKPLHSFSNEYIRDISYFVQTYAEVDKITRAKLYLRARKCLLLLQDECFKKLENVYFPRFKDSSLFLRMISSSEFTRSSLFADYVNNTAVSCNNNSGDTKLKKVGMMVIGDIDKALDNILNDDDPQEAGRNYVKNKRSHSTLFGNADHDGIFDDTLFVDDSMSQHCESHEDINNSEHSEHSDNDIPHELLRSDIVDGDIMDSKIELRDIKEEIAKLTISIDELQKQLELLKHLILKAELTNNQSQLKLLRKSERTLSNELEYKELLKQQYTVLENANSLFGKTKVSIKTYISELSAEDGKEVTYYIIRVNHLNGSQITSWEIPRRYSEFYKLNIYLKKSYGSLVSHLQKKHVFPQKVKMSLKYHVSKSLLYGERRMKLESYLRSLLLLSDVCQDTTFRRFLTDVSNTFTTDYTDIETKRSRLSETSLSQLSESNAIVKRYSGLDYQVTTLEEDEFTKESNFYEDERNFYSGTFTKPRSFVKPICDLFIALFSLNKSNSGWLRGRAIIVVLQQLLGSTIENYIKDMIGRVQSEEKVYELLVAVKEMLWINGTFFASNRPTGSPQRTESMILRSRKEASVLLDHLMMETCGRVVGLRGAKNTSVMLHAMLQNEYLNASLVLEILDIVFDELFQLPNQAVI; encoded by the coding sequence ATGACTATAATGCATGATGGTAAGCAGGAATCACAAATGACAAAGCATTCACAGAATACATATCAAATGGGGGTTAATATTAACACAACGAACATATTAATTGTGTTGCTGCTTCTCTTTTTAGGCCTAAAAAATTATACTCTTGCGCTATGTGTTTTGGTAGTTTGGAAGTttatgttattattaagaCATGAATCAAAAGTTGTGAATCCTCCGAATCCGTCGACTTTACCGTACGCATTTGGTATTGAACATTCACAAGGTTCAACCATAAGTAAACCATTCGCAGAATACCCAAAAATATCTGAGGAGGTAGAGACGATCATTGGAAATACTATTAGAGATTTTGTTACTCCATGGTACCAGCAAATCAGTACCAACTCAGCATTCACTGAGGAACTTCGGATGGTTCTTTATGAGTTAGTCAGGGATATGAAGAACCGGCTAGATAACATAGACCTTGCGGACTTGCTTGTTCTGAAGCTGTTACcattaataacaaaacACTTTAATGCATTTACTTTAGCATACGAGATTGTATCTGGAGACGTTATAGCGGGTGCAGTTAATGAAGATAGCAAGAGCTTTAGTCTGGCGGTTGCAGTGGAATTTACTAAAAACTATAAAAGGCATCAAGCTCTTACAGGCAATTTAAAACTTGCCTCTAGTGACATTCAGAAATACTTAATAGAAAAGTCAAAGTTGATTACTGCAAATGTTCTTAATGGTCGCGAACTCTCTTCACCGTTCACCAAAATTTTAAGTCGTGAAATACTATCCAATTGTGTTTTACATCCGTTTGTATTGAagctttcttcttctgatttTTGGAACATTAAGTTAGTAGAGATATCCAAAAAGGTATTAAAAGAGAGAACGCAAGTGCAGGAGTTAAGGAAGGCCCTTTCCAAGGAAATAGAAgatccatatatatcagGACCTCGTTCAGGTACCCGCGCCAATACTCCTACAAAATATAGTCTTAGTGTTGCATCTACAGGACAAgaatttgaacaatttttaaaataccTTAGTGGATTAAGCCAACAAGCTGACTTAAATTCTGAgaaattttttatcttGGCTAAACTATTGACTTTATCTAAAAATACCTATCTCTCAACAGCTGAATAtgaatttcaaaaaaggcTTCAATTATCTTTGAATCTTGTCGAGAGCAGATTATCGTATATTGTGGGGGCAAATAACTCTATTGCGATCGAATTTAATGATACTCAATTATCTGGATTTGAATCACTTGTCAAATCCGTAGATATTCAAACTGTACTTGCTGATTCTGAGTATACGAAATATTTCCATGACTTTTTAGTCAGTTGTCACGGACATAAAGGATGCCTTGAATTCTGGTGTTTTGTTGAGGGTGTAAAAAACCCATTGGAGGACCCTACTAATGAGACTATGGCGATTAACTTGTCAGATAATGGTATTATGGATTTAAAAACTGcatataataattttttgaaagatgatAAGCCTTTGCACTCGTTTAGCAATGAATATATCCGAGATATATCTTACTTTGTGCAAACTTATGCAGAAGTTGACAAAATCACCAGGGCTAAGCTATATTTGCGCGCTAGGAAATGTTTGTTATTACTACAGGATGAGTGCTTTAAAAAGTTAGAGAATGTTTATTTCCCAAGATTCAAGGACTCGTCATTGTTTCTGAGAATGATCTCGTCTTCAGAATTCACAAGATCCAGTCTATTTGCAGATTATGTTAATAATACTGCTGTGTCATGTAACAATAATTCTGGCGATACTAAGCTAAAGAAGGTCGGCATGATGGTTATAGGTGATATTGATAAGGCTTTAGACAATATAttgaatgatgatgaccCTCAAGAAGCTGGTAGGAACTATGTTAAGAATAAAAGGTCACATTCTACTCTATTTGGGAATGCAGATCATGATGgtatttttgatgatacTTTATTTGTCGATGACTCTATGAGCCAACATTGTGAATCTCATGAGGACATAAATAACAGTGAACATTCAGAACATTCAGATAATGACATACCTCATGAACTATTACGTTctgatattgttgatgGAGATATTATGGACAGTAAAATTGAACTGCGGGATATTAAAGAGGAAATAGCTAAGTTAACCATCTCTATCGATGAACTACAAAAACAGCTTGAATTATTAAAGcatttaattttaaaagcaGAATTAACGAATAACCAGTCTCAATTGAAGTTATTAAGGAAGTCTGAAAgaactttatcaaatgAATTGGAATATAAGGAATTGTTAAAACAACAGTATACTGTTCTAGAAAATGCGAATAGCTTGTTTGGTAAAACAAAAGTTTCCATAAAAACTTATATCTCGGAGTTATCTGCAGAGGATGGCAAGGAGGTTACGTATTATATTATTCGCGTTAATCATTTAAATGGAAGCCAGATAACCTCTTGGGAAATTCCTAGAAGATACAGTGAGTTTTacaaattgaatatataCTTAAAGAAATCCTATGGCTCTTTAGTTAGCCATCTCCAGAAGAAGCATGTATTTCCTCAAAAGGTTAAGATGTCATTAAAGTATCATGTTTCAAAGTCTTTATTGTATGGAGAAAGGCGTATGAAGTTAGAAAGTTATCTGCGTAGCTTACTACTGTTAAGCGATGTCTGTCAAGACACAACATTTCGTAGGTTTCTAACGGATGTATCAAATACTTTCACAACAGATTACACAGATATTGAAACCAAAAGAAGCCGACTCAGCGAAACTTCGCTCTCGCAACTCAGTGAATCTAACGCAATCGTGAAACGTTATTCGGGGCTTGATTATCAAGTAACTAcattagaagaagatgaattcaCAAAGGAATCAAATTTCTACGAAGACgaaagaaatttttattCAGGGACATTCACAAAGCCCCGATCGTTCGTTAAGCCGATATGTGATTTATTCATAGcacttttttctttgaacaaatctAATTCTGGCTGGTTACGTGGCAGAGCTATCATTGTGGTATTACAACAACTACTTGGGAGCACTATAGAGAATTACATTAAAGACATGATTGGGAGAGTTCAATCTGAGGAAAAAGTTTATGAATTACTTGTTGCAGTGAAAGAAATGCTATGGATAAATGGCACATTCTTTGCGAGTAATAGGCCGACGGGATCCCCTCAAAGGACTGAAAGTATGATCCTAAGGAGTAGAAAAGAAGCATCTGTATTGTTGGATCACCTAATGATGGAAACATGTGGCAGAGTTGTTGGACTGCGTGGGGCCAAGAATACTAGTGTAATGTTACATGCAATGTTACAAAATGAATACTTGAATGCCAGTTTGGTGTTGGAAATATTAGACATAGTATTTGATGAGTTGTTCCAACTACCTAATCAGGCAGTCATCTAG
- a CDS encoding uncharacterized protein (similar to Ashbya gossypii AER290C), producing the protein MPVVLEDYQKNFLDLAVESQALRFGEFTLKSGRKSPYFFNLGLFNTGKLLSNLATTYAIAIIQSDLRFDVVFGPAYKGIPLAAIVCAKLAEIGGSKFQNIQYSFNRKEKKDHGEGGNIVGAALKDQKVLIIDDVMTAGTAINEAFDIIAREKGEVVGCIIALDRQEVISTEANGGPTATKSVSKKFGIPVLSIVTLSDIIAYLDGRISPAAKRSMEEYRQTYGA; encoded by the coding sequence ATGCCTGTTGTTCTTGAGGATTATCAGAAGAACTTTTTGGATTTAGCAGTTGAATCTCAGGCCTTGAGGTTTGGTGAGTTTACTTTAAAATCTGGAAGAAAGTCTCCTTACTTTTTTAACTTGGGGTTGTTCAACACGGGGAAGTTGCTAAGTAACCTAGCTACTACTTATGCGATTGCGATCATTCAGTCAGATTTGCGGTTTGACGTTGTTTTCGGTCCTGCGTACAAGGGTATTCCACTAGCGGCGATTGTTTGTGCAAAGTTGGCGGAGATCGGTGGATCAAAGTTTCAAAACATACAATATTCGTTCAACAGGAAGGAGAAAAAGGACCATGGAGAAGGCGGTAACATTGTTGGTGCAGCTTTGAAGGATCAGAAAGTTCTGATCATTGATGACGTCATGACTGCAGGTACCGCCATCAATGAAGCCTTTGACATTATTGCCAGAGAGAAGGGTGAAGTTGTTGGATGTATCATTGCTCTAGACAGACAAGAAGTAATCAGCACAGAAGCAAATGGAGGGCCAACTGCTACTAAATCTGTGAGCAAGAAGTTTGGCATCCCAGTTTTGAGCATCGTTACGTTGTCCGACATAATTGCTTACTTAGATGGCCGAATTTCTCCAGCTGCCAAAAGAAGCATGGAAGAGTACCGCCAAACATATGGCGCTTAA
- the TMA23 gene encoding Tma23p (similar to Ashbya gossypii AER286W) — protein sequence MDSKEYLKSYGWNEGEALSKGGLKKPILVKHKRDKKGLGGAPGHDDGEAWWERLFDGQLKSLDVSSSVSSGIIFKHNEAVTSAVSKNASPLYRWFVRGEGLKGTISTECTNSNPAVIAVTKLRSSKRELADAYSDDDRNIKKRKKLNRSTREKSKKEMKEMKKEMKKEMKKELKKKDKKDKKDKKKDKK from the coding sequence ATGGATAGCAAAGAGTACCTGAAATCTTATGGATGGAACGAAGGAGAAGCTTTGAGTAAGGGCGGTCTAAAAAAACCTATATTAGTTAAACACAAAAGAGACAAGAAAGGTTTAGGCGGTGCACCAGGGCACGATGACGGCGAAGCTTGGTGGGAAAGATTGTTTGATGGGCAGCTTAAAAGCCTAGATGTTTCAAGTAGCGTATCAAGTGGtattattttcaaacatAACGAAGCTGTTACTTCTGCAGTTTCGAAAAATGCATCCCCATTATATAGATGGTTCGTGAGAGGTGAAGGATTAAAAGGTACCATCAGCACAGAATGTACAAATAGCAATCCTGCAGTAATAGCTGTGACCAAACTGAGATCGAGCAAAAGAGAACTAGCTGATGCTtattctgatgatgatagaaatatcaagaaaCGTAAGAAATTAAATAGATCGACAAGGGAAAAATCGAAAAAGGAGATGaaggagatgaagaaggagatgaagaaggagatgaagaaggagctgaagaagaaggataaaaaggataagaaggataagaagaaggataagaagTAA
- the PML39 gene encoding Pml39p (similar to Saccharomyces cerevisiae YML107C PML39), protein MEEGLQQRITKVRRRLWEGRAERKSLCISPVMHRVSKFKYKSKEFWKENSFLPKNLQFVKCLYQSNVDLAVEKFRGFQIHNPTVFLKWVEEVVIISRQGMFQWDAKWINPVILLSRGWKVVEVQECVITLRCACCCKSWLIELSDAAHEGGILELYNKRIQKEHGAKCPWLTSAVDIEQYYKLHKNNVSVDIQRIADALRSSSTLPLPNNIVITEDIKEIAKLFNADSRQLGLLHIFVKGYQIISDQIIECTRCFHRSPLQSLVDDINYHGHTTWCRYAEKNRLKTLLLELPKSGELLPVGTLSDRLMRLEKHLSIF, encoded by the coding sequence ATGGAAGAAGGTCTCCAACAAAGAATTACCAAGGTGAGAAGGCGTTTGTGGGAAGGAAGGGCAGAAAGGAAGAGCCTATGCATTAGTCCGGTGATGCATCGGGTGAGTAAGTTCAAATATAAGTCGAAAGAGTTTTGGAAAGAGAATTCATTCTTGCCGAAAAATTTACAATTTGTGAAGTGTTTGTATCAGAGCAATGTGGATTTGGCTGTAGAGAAATTTCGGGGGTTTCAGATTCACAATCCGACggtatttttgaaatggGTGGAGGAGGTAGTAATCATATCTAGGCAGGGTATGTTTCAATGGGATGCAAAGTGGATAAATCCAGTGATTTTGCTGTCTCGAGGTTGGAAGGTGGTTGAGGTGCAAGAATGTGTGATCACGTTGAGGTGCGCTTGTTGCTGTAAAAGTTGGTTGATTGAGTTGTCAGATGCTGCACATGAAGGTGGTATTTTGGAGCTGTATAACAAGCGAATACAGAAGGAGCATGGTGCAAAATGCCCATGGTTGACATCTGCTGTTGATATTGAACAGTACTATAAGTTACATAAGAATAATGTGAGTGTGGACATTCAACGGATCGCAGATGCGTTGCGGTCGTCAAGTACGCTGCCTCTGCCCaataatattgtaattACCGAAGACATAAAGGAAATTGCTAAACTATTCAACGCTGATTCCAGGCAGCTTGGTCTTTTGCACATCTTTGTGAAGGGTTATCAAATTATATCGGATCAAATTATAGAATGTACTAGATGTTTCCATCGATCCCCTCTTCAGTCTTTagttgatgatatcaattACCACGGACATACTACATGGTGCAGGTATGCGGAGAAAAATCGACTCAAGACTCTGTTATTGGAGCTGCCTAAGAGTGGAGAACTACTGCCAGTGGGGACACTTTCCGATAGACTGATGCGGTTGGAAAAACATCTgtctattttttaa